A DNA window from Labrys wisconsinensis contains the following coding sequences:
- a CDS encoding pentapeptide repeat-containing protein, translated as MGMRRAMMALVAAAAAAGMTGPAPAQDMMRYLDLDSPAMTRAEMTRAEVERALAAPNPDLSGKRLAHLDLSGLDFHGARLQAAVLNGTRLGGADLAGAVLDQAWMLKADLRGANLAGASLFGSQAMGALLDGADLAKARLAGDFTGASLKGARLPGARLGADMRNQSMGLMRAVLKSAQLEGADFSGADLTRVDLEFASLRGAHLTGADLTGALLAGADLTGALVEGADFTGADVASARLQGMVGTPRGLDKARNLDRARRD; from the coding sequence ATGGGCATGCGCCGGGCGATGATGGCGCTGGTGGCGGCCGCGGCCGCAGCCGGGATGACGGGGCCCGCGCCGGCGCAGGACATGATGCGCTATCTCGACCTCGACTCGCCGGCGATGACGCGGGCGGAGATGACCCGTGCCGAGGTGGAGCGGGCGCTCGCCGCGCCCAATCCCGACCTCTCCGGCAAGCGGCTGGCTCATCTCGATCTCTCCGGCCTCGACTTCCACGGCGCCCGGCTGCAGGCCGCTGTGCTCAACGGCACCAGGCTCGGCGGCGCCGATCTCGCCGGCGCCGTCCTCGACCAGGCCTGGATGCTCAAGGCTGATCTCAGGGGCGCGAACCTCGCCGGGGCGAGCCTGTTCGGGTCCCAGGCCATGGGCGCGCTGCTCGACGGGGCCGACCTCGCCAAGGCGCGTCTCGCCGGCGACTTCACCGGCGCCAGCCTCAAGGGCGCGCGGCTGCCGGGTGCGCGCCTCGGCGCCGACATGCGCAACCAGTCGATGGGCCTGATGCGGGCCGTGCTGAAGTCGGCGCAGCTCGAGGGCGCCGATTTCTCGGGCGCCGACCTGACGCGGGTCGACCTCGAATTCGCCAGCCTGCGCGGGGCGCATCTCACCGGCGCCGACCTCACCGGCGCGCTGCTGGCGGGCGCCGACCTCACAGGCGCCCTGGTCGAGGGCGCCGACTTCACCGGTGCCGACGTCGCCTCGGCCCGCCTCCAGGGCATGGTCGGCACGCCCCGTGGCCTCGACAAGGCCCGCAATCTCGACCGGGCGCGGCGCGACTGA
- a CDS encoding 4a-hydroxytetrahydrobiopterin dehydratase: MSEAAKETVFSDEEVTRRLESELPHWHLENGWIRRRYRTNSWKGTLMVINTVGHLAEAAWHHPDITASYAWVEVRLMNHAAKGITEKDFQLARKIEEVVQWQPAKEGGALEGTPQADMRFSYIKYD, translated from the coding sequence ATGAGCGAAGCCGCCAAGGAAACCGTCTTCTCCGACGAGGAGGTCACGCGCCGGCTGGAGAGCGAGCTGCCGCATTGGCACCTGGAGAATGGCTGGATCCGCCGCCGCTACCGGACCAACAGCTGGAAGGGCACGCTGATGGTGATCAACACCGTCGGCCATCTCGCCGAGGCGGCCTGGCACCACCCCGACATCACCGCCTCCTATGCCTGGGTCGAGGTGCGGCTGATGAACCACGCGGCCAAGGGCATCACCGAGAAGGATTTTCAGCTGGCGCGCAAGATCGAGGAGGTGGTGCAGTGGCAGCCGGCCAAGGAGGGCGGCGCGCTCGAGGGCACGCCTCAGGCCGACATGCGCTTCTCCTACATCAAGTACGACTGA
- a CDS encoding SRPBCC family protein: MKRLAFIGALTIAALVAGEASAAKNSNRVEGVATLDQAWALIGDFCGIKNWHPAVTKCEETEKDGAKIRTLTTKDGSTFVEKLVKWDDKDHSYTYEALESPLPVTNYVSTLKLEEDDEPGKVAITWSSTFEPKGVPERAAKKAVADIYLAGLLALKAKMKGK; this comes from the coding sequence ATGAAAAGGCTGGCTTTCATCGGCGCCTTGACGATCGCGGCGCTCGTCGCGGGCGAAGCGTCCGCGGCCAAGAACAGCAATCGCGTCGAGGGGGTCGCCACGCTCGACCAGGCCTGGGCGCTGATCGGCGATTTCTGCGGCATCAAGAACTGGCACCCCGCCGTCACCAAATGCGAGGAGACGGAGAAGGACGGCGCCAAGATCCGCACGCTCACCACCAAGGATGGCAGCACCTTCGTGGAGAAGCTGGTGAAATGGGACGACAAGGACCATTCCTACACCTACGAGGCCCTGGAGAGCCCGCTACCGGTCACCAACTACGTCTCGACGCTGAAGCTCGAGGAGGATGACGAGCCGGGCAAGGTCGCCATCACCTGGTCCTCCACCTTCGAGCCCAAGGGCGTGCCCGAGCGCGCCGCCAAGAAGGCGGTCGCCGACATCTACCTCGCCGGCCTGCTGGCGCTGAAGGCGAAGATGAAGGGCAAGTAG
- a CDS encoding PQQ-dependent catabolism-associated CXXCW motif protein, translating into MIAPAAAGQPAEPEGYRLDDYKAPTPATLQGATVVTTAQAQALWTARAAVFVDVLPRPPKPAGLPAGTVWHDPPHTSVPGAVWLRDVGFGALAPSMAAYFRRGLAEATGGDHARPLLFFCRRACWMSWNAAKRALAEGYAKVYWYPDGVEGWSEAGLALEEVQPRP; encoded by the coding sequence ATGATCGCGCCGGCAGCGGCCGGACAGCCGGCGGAGCCGGAGGGCTACCGCCTCGACGACTACAAGGCGCCGACACCGGCGACGCTGCAAGGCGCCACCGTGGTGACGACGGCGCAGGCGCAGGCCCTGTGGACGGCCAGGGCGGCGGTGTTCGTCGACGTGCTGCCGCGCCCGCCCAAGCCGGCCGGCCTGCCGGCGGGCACGGTGTGGCATGATCCCCCGCACACGAGCGTGCCCGGGGCGGTGTGGCTGCGCGATGTCGGCTTCGGCGCGCTGGCGCCGTCCATGGCGGCCTATTTCCGCCGCGGCCTCGCCGAGGCGACCGGCGGCGACCATGCCAGGCCTCTGCTGTTCTTCTGCAGGCGCGCATGCTGGATGTCGTGGAACGCCGCCAAGCGGGCGCTCGCCGAGGGGTATGCGAAGGTCTACTGGTATCCCGACGGCGTCGAGGGCTGGTCCGAGGCGGGCCTGGCGCTGGAGGAGGTGCAGCCGCGGCCGTGA
- a CDS encoding substrate-binding domain-containing protein, with the protein MPNPRLPRTTRRLAWGPDRRAKAAALAAAAFLWAAGPAFDRAAAQQVPDLVTRNVLRVCADPAAMPFSDRKGEGFENRIAEIVAQELKVPLRYYWLPQGPGFVRNTLSSGLCDLIVGYASGADIVDHTNPYYTSTYVLVVKAGGPLDGVERLDDARLKGHKLGVIAATPPVDHLLALGLLPDAKTYALLVDRRFDSPAEEAIADLAEGRIDAVLLWGPIGGYFARKAPVPLKVVPLLQEAQRPAMAYRVTFGIRPNEREWKHALNEVIRKRQGDIDKVLTDYGTPLLDANDKPIAAALGGSGP; encoded by the coding sequence ATGCCAAACCCCAGACTGCCAAGGACAACGAGACGGCTTGCATGGGGCCCTGATCGCAGGGCGAAGGCCGCGGCGCTGGCCGCCGCGGCCTTCCTCTGGGCGGCGGGGCCGGCTTTCGACCGGGCCGCGGCCCAGCAGGTTCCCGACCTCGTCACCCGCAACGTGCTGCGGGTCTGCGCCGATCCCGCCGCCATGCCTTTCTCCGACCGCAAGGGGGAGGGCTTCGAGAACCGGATCGCCGAGATCGTGGCGCAGGAGCTGAAGGTGCCGCTGCGCTATTACTGGCTGCCGCAGGGCCCCGGCTTCGTGCGCAACACCCTGTCCTCGGGGCTGTGCGACCTGATCGTCGGCTATGCCTCGGGCGCCGACATCGTCGATCACACCAACCCCTACTACACCTCCACCTATGTGCTGGTGGTGAAGGCCGGCGGTCCCCTCGACGGGGTCGAGCGCCTCGACGACGCCAGGCTGAAGGGGCACAAGCTCGGCGTCATCGCCGCGACGCCGCCGGTCGACCATCTCCTGGCGCTCGGGCTGCTGCCGGACGCCAAGACCTATGCCCTGCTGGTGGACCGGCGCTTCGACTCGCCGGCCGAGGAGGCGATCGCCGACCTCGCCGAGGGCCGGATCGACGCGGTGCTGCTCTGGGGACCGATCGGCGGCTATTTCGCCAGGAAGGCGCCGGTGCCGCTGAAGGTGGTGCCGCTGCTCCAGGAGGCGCAGCGCCCGGCGATGGCCTACCGCGTCACCTTCGGCATCCGGCCGAACGAACGCGAGTGGAAGCATGCGCTCAACGAGGTCATCCGCAAGCGGCAGGGCGACATCGACAAGGTGCTGACCGACTACGGCACGCCGCTGCTCGATGCCAACGACAAGCCGATCGCCGCCGCGCTGGGGGGCTCGGGCCCGTGA
- a CDS encoding c-type cytochrome, methanol metabolism-related, translating to MRRLAVATVMAGVAAWSVGAASADPTKPASSEDGKYADADGNPTYRIDPDGKVDWYTFSGYRRYHSECHVCHGPDGMGSTYAPPLVDSLKHLTYGDFIATVAQGKKDVGNGNEKVMPALGENRNVMCYLDDIYVYLKARSDGALGRIRPENHDAKPQTAKDNETACMGP from the coding sequence ATGCGACGCCTCGCCGTCGCCACCGTCATGGCCGGTGTCGCGGCCTGGAGTGTCGGGGCGGCCTCGGCCGATCCGACCAAGCCGGCCAGCAGCGAGGACGGCAAATATGCCGATGCCGACGGCAACCCGACCTATCGTATCGATCCCGACGGCAAGGTCGACTGGTACACGTTCTCCGGCTATCGCCGCTACCATTCCGAATGCCATGTCTGCCACGGACCGGACGGCATGGGGTCGACCTACGCTCCGCCCCTGGTGGATTCGCTGAAGCACCTGACATATGGCGACTTCATCGCCACCGTCGCCCAGGGGAAGAAGGACGTCGGCAACGGCAACGAGAAGGTGATGCCGGCGCTCGGCGAGAACCGCAATGTCATGTGCTACCTCGACGACATCTATGTCTATCTCAAGGCCCGCTCGGACGGTGCCCTGGGACGCATCCGCCCGGAAAATCATGATGCCAAACCCCAGACTGCCAAGGACAACGAGACGGCTTGCATGGGGCCCTGA